One part of the Humulus lupulus chromosome 9, drHumLupu1.1, whole genome shotgun sequence genome encodes these proteins:
- the LOC133800776 gene encoding TOM1-like protein 6 isoform X1, translating into MLPMASSSSSSSATVAVEKATSDLLISPDWTMNIDICDSVNSHHWQAKDVVKALKRRLQHKNSKVQLLSLTLLETMVKNCGDYVHFQIAERNVLGEMIKIVKKKADMQVREKILVLLDSWQEAFGGPGGKHSQYYWAYDELRRSGVEFPKRSLDAVPIFTPPASHQTMGRPQPGYGMPSNASRRLDETMATEIESLSLSSMEAMQNVLELLSDMLQAVNPGDSAAVKDEVIVELVNRCRTNQKKLMQMLTSTGDEELLARGLELNDSLQSLLAKHDAIATGSPIPAQLTNFSPQRTETSASSVRQSEVRDSSPRDVSPRPNVNPSAPVPATMTRGQVYEEEEEEDEFAQLARRHSKAPLTSSQSTSNGTAEDLAIVSVSSSTAPSQEASTSATCTALALPDPPAPVKTKEQDIIDLLSITLSTTETSTPYNPQPYTPPSNQNMHQVPVSAGVQAGYPHASQTYPTQGQTPYNSYVVPWAQTHQQTQAASQPQPLPQAQPRQHVQPQPPIYSSGFPPPPWAATPGYYTNNNAYVNRTNPTSYVQAETAASYTPVQSTRPLQQHNSFSARENGSAVLGELPAVTTARNPAPSTGQKPFIPSYRLFEDLNVFGGADGRHKMPSGSTSSSLAGPSTQGMVGGRK; encoded by the exons ATGTTGCCGATGGCGTCTTCATCATCGTCGTCTTCAGCTACAGTAGCTGTAGAGAAGGCGACCAGCGATCTTCTGATAAGTCCTGATTGGACTATGAATATCGATATATGTGATTCCGTCAATTCTCATCATTG GCAGGCAAAAGATGTTGTAAAAGCTCTAAAAAGAAGGTTACAACATAAGAACTCAAAAGTTCAACTACTCTCTTTGACG CTATTAGAAACAATGGTAAAGAACTGTGGGGATTACGTTCACTTCCAAATTGCCGAGAGGAATGTATTAGGGGAGATGATCAAAATTGTGAAGAAGAAG GCAGATATGCAAGTGAGGGAGAAAATCTTGGTCTTGCTTGACTCTTGGCAAGAAGCTTTTGGTGGGCCTGGAGGAAAGCATTCTCAATATTACTGGGCATATGATGAATTAAGG CGTTCTGGAGTAGAATTTCCCAAGCGTTCATTAGACGCCGTCCCTATTTTTACACCCCCTGCTTCACATCAGACCATGGGTCGTCCTCAACCTGGATATGGAATGCCTAGCAATGCTTCAAGAAGGCTTGATGAAACTATGGCTACAGAAATTGAGAGTTTGAG ctTGTCAAGCATGGAGGCTATGCAGAATGTTCTGGAACTCCTAAGTGACATGCTACAAGCAGTAAATCCTGGTGATTCTGCG GCTGTAAAAGATGAAGTGATAGTTGAGCTTGTTAATAGGTGCCGCACCAACCAGAAAAAGCTGATGCAGATGCTCACTTCAACTGG AGACGAGGAACTTCTTGCTCGgggtcttgaattaaatgatagtCTCCAGAGTTTGCTTGCAAAACATGACGCTATAGCTACTGGTTCCCCAATTCCGGCTCAACTTACAAATTTTAGTCCGCAACGCACAGAAACAAGTGCTTCAAGTGTCAGACAGTCTGAAGTAAGAGATTCCAGTCCTAGAGACGTTAGTCCAAGACCAAATGTTAACCCTTCTGCACCTGTTCCCGCTACTATGACAAGGGGCCAGGTAtatgaagaggaagaagaggaagatgaaTTTGCGCAGCTAGCTCGGAG GCATTCTAAAGCACCATTAACATCTTCCCAAAGCACTTCTAATGGTACAGCTGAAGATCTGGCAATTGTGAGCGTAAGCAGCTCAACAGCTCCATCGCAAGAGGCATCCACTTCTGCCACTTGCACTGCATTAGCTCTCCCTGATCCACCTGCACCGGTGAAGACTAAAGAACAAGACATAATTGATTTACTGAGTATCACTTTGTCAACGACAGAAACTTCCACTCCCTACAACCCGCAGCCATATACTCCACCTTCCAACCAAAACATGCATCAGGTACCTGTTTCTGCCGGCGTACAAGCTGGATATCCCCATGCCTCTCAAACGTACCCAACCCAAGGTCAGACACCATACAACAGCTATGTTGTTCCATGGGCCCAAACCCACCAACAAACACAAGCTGCATCCCAACCACAACCTTTACCACAGGCTCAACCCCGTCAACACGTGCAACCTCAGCCTCCTATTTACTCATCTGGCTTTCCCCCTCCACCATGGGCTGCTACCCCTGGGTATTATACCAATAATAATGCATATGTTAATCGTACCAACCCTACATCCTACGTACAAGCCGAGACAGCAGCATCTTACACACCAGTACAAAGCACTCGACCATTGCAGCAGCATAATTCTTTCTCAGCAAGGGAAAATGGATCAGCTGTCCTCGGAGAGTTACCAGCAGTAACCACTGCTCGGAATCCTGCCCCATCAACAGGACAGAAGCCCTTTATTCCTTCATACAGATTGTTTGAAGATCTAAATGTTTTTGGCGGTGCAGACGGAAGGCATAAGATGCCAAGCGGTAGCACGTCATCTAGTTTAGCTGGACCTTCTACCCAAGGTATGGTTGGTGGTAGGAAGTGA
- the LOC133800776 gene encoding TOM1-like protein 6 isoform X2, whose protein sequence is MLPMASSSSSSSATVAVEKATSDLLISPDWTMNIDICDSVNSHHWQAKDVVKALKRRLQHKNSKVQLLSLTADMQVREKILVLLDSWQEAFGGPGGKHSQYYWAYDELRRSGVEFPKRSLDAVPIFTPPASHQTMGRPQPGYGMPSNASRRLDETMATEIESLSLSSMEAMQNVLELLSDMLQAVNPGDSAAVKDEVIVELVNRCRTNQKKLMQMLTSTGDEELLARGLELNDSLQSLLAKHDAIATGSPIPAQLTNFSPQRTETSASSVRQSEVRDSSPRDVSPRPNVNPSAPVPATMTRGQVYEEEEEEDEFAQLARRHSKAPLTSSQSTSNGTAEDLAIVSVSSSTAPSQEASTSATCTALALPDPPAPVKTKEQDIIDLLSITLSTTETSTPYNPQPYTPPSNQNMHQVPVSAGVQAGYPHASQTYPTQGQTPYNSYVVPWAQTHQQTQAASQPQPLPQAQPRQHVQPQPPIYSSGFPPPPWAATPGYYTNNNAYVNRTNPTSYVQAETAASYTPVQSTRPLQQHNSFSARENGSAVLGELPAVTTARNPAPSTGQKPFIPSYRLFEDLNVFGGADGRHKMPSGSTSSSLAGPSTQGMVGGRK, encoded by the exons ATGTTGCCGATGGCGTCTTCATCATCGTCGTCTTCAGCTACAGTAGCTGTAGAGAAGGCGACCAGCGATCTTCTGATAAGTCCTGATTGGACTATGAATATCGATATATGTGATTCCGTCAATTCTCATCATTG GCAGGCAAAAGATGTTGTAAAAGCTCTAAAAAGAAGGTTACAACATAAGAACTCAAAAGTTCAACTACTCTCTTTGACG GCAGATATGCAAGTGAGGGAGAAAATCTTGGTCTTGCTTGACTCTTGGCAAGAAGCTTTTGGTGGGCCTGGAGGAAAGCATTCTCAATATTACTGGGCATATGATGAATTAAGG CGTTCTGGAGTAGAATTTCCCAAGCGTTCATTAGACGCCGTCCCTATTTTTACACCCCCTGCTTCACATCAGACCATGGGTCGTCCTCAACCTGGATATGGAATGCCTAGCAATGCTTCAAGAAGGCTTGATGAAACTATGGCTACAGAAATTGAGAGTTTGAG ctTGTCAAGCATGGAGGCTATGCAGAATGTTCTGGAACTCCTAAGTGACATGCTACAAGCAGTAAATCCTGGTGATTCTGCG GCTGTAAAAGATGAAGTGATAGTTGAGCTTGTTAATAGGTGCCGCACCAACCAGAAAAAGCTGATGCAGATGCTCACTTCAACTGG AGACGAGGAACTTCTTGCTCGgggtcttgaattaaatgatagtCTCCAGAGTTTGCTTGCAAAACATGACGCTATAGCTACTGGTTCCCCAATTCCGGCTCAACTTACAAATTTTAGTCCGCAACGCACAGAAACAAGTGCTTCAAGTGTCAGACAGTCTGAAGTAAGAGATTCCAGTCCTAGAGACGTTAGTCCAAGACCAAATGTTAACCCTTCTGCACCTGTTCCCGCTACTATGACAAGGGGCCAGGTAtatgaagaggaagaagaggaagatgaaTTTGCGCAGCTAGCTCGGAG GCATTCTAAAGCACCATTAACATCTTCCCAAAGCACTTCTAATGGTACAGCTGAAGATCTGGCAATTGTGAGCGTAAGCAGCTCAACAGCTCCATCGCAAGAGGCATCCACTTCTGCCACTTGCACTGCATTAGCTCTCCCTGATCCACCTGCACCGGTGAAGACTAAAGAACAAGACATAATTGATTTACTGAGTATCACTTTGTCAACGACAGAAACTTCCACTCCCTACAACCCGCAGCCATATACTCCACCTTCCAACCAAAACATGCATCAGGTACCTGTTTCTGCCGGCGTACAAGCTGGATATCCCCATGCCTCTCAAACGTACCCAACCCAAGGTCAGACACCATACAACAGCTATGTTGTTCCATGGGCCCAAACCCACCAACAAACACAAGCTGCATCCCAACCACAACCTTTACCACAGGCTCAACCCCGTCAACACGTGCAACCTCAGCCTCCTATTTACTCATCTGGCTTTCCCCCTCCACCATGGGCTGCTACCCCTGGGTATTATACCAATAATAATGCATATGTTAATCGTACCAACCCTACATCCTACGTACAAGCCGAGACAGCAGCATCTTACACACCAGTACAAAGCACTCGACCATTGCAGCAGCATAATTCTTTCTCAGCAAGGGAAAATGGATCAGCTGTCCTCGGAGAGTTACCAGCAGTAACCACTGCTCGGAATCCTGCCCCATCAACAGGACAGAAGCCCTTTATTCCTTCATACAGATTGTTTGAAGATCTAAATGTTTTTGGCGGTGCAGACGGAAGGCATAAGATGCCAAGCGGTAGCACGTCATCTAGTTTAGCTGGACCTTCTACCCAAGGTATGGTTGGTGGTAGGAAGTGA